A genomic window from Pseudomonadales bacterium includes:
- the cofD gene encoding 2-phospho-L-lactate transferase has product MVDYLVITGGIGGAKLALGLSRTLAPAEVAFVVNTGDDFEHLGLRISPDIDTLVYTLAGLANTALGWGRQDESWQFMDTLEVLGGETWFRLGDRDLALHVRRTALLDSGLSLTRATRILGQALGVQHRILPMSDDPVSTCVITTDGPLAFQHYFVRDRCAPAVTGFEFQGLASAAANPQMISLLDDLKGIIICPSNPFVSVDPLLSLPGVKDALRHCAAPVVAVSPIIAGSAIKGPTAKMMQELGFPATAAQVAAHYGDLLDGFIVDNADADLVGHLEVPTVATATLMVTLADRDALARTTLEFIAAL; this is encoded by the coding sequence ATGGTCGACTACCTCGTCATCACCGGCGGTATCGGAGGCGCCAAACTCGCCCTTGGGCTGTCCAGAACCCTCGCACCGGCTGAAGTCGCGTTTGTGGTCAACACCGGCGATGACTTCGAGCATCTGGGGCTGCGTATCAGTCCGGATATCGACACCCTCGTTTATACCCTGGCCGGGCTTGCCAATACCGCCCTGGGCTGGGGCCGGCAGGACGAATCCTGGCAGTTCATGGATACCCTCGAAGTACTCGGCGGAGAAACCTGGTTCCGGCTCGGGGATCGCGATCTGGCGCTGCACGTTCGGCGCACCGCCCTGCTCGATTCGGGCCTGTCCCTCACCCGGGCCACCCGCATTCTCGGCCAGGCCCTCGGCGTGCAGCACAGGATATTGCCCATGTCCGACGACCCGGTCAGCACCTGTGTGATCACGACCGACGGGCCACTGGCGTTCCAGCACTATTTTGTCCGTGATCGCTGCGCGCCTGCGGTCACCGGGTTTGAGTTTCAGGGGCTCGCCAGCGCGGCTGCGAATCCGCAGATGATTTCGCTGCTCGATGACCTGAAAGGCATCATCATCTGTCCCTCCAACCCTTTCGTCTCTGTGGATCCTCTGCTGTCCCTGCCCGGGGTGAAGGACGCGCTGCGGCATTGTGCCGCACCCGTGGTCGCGGTTTCCCCTATTATCGCGGGCTCTGCGATCAAGGGGCCCACCGCAAAAATGATGCAGGAACTCGGCTTTCCAGCAACCGCCGCCCAGGTGGCAGCCCATTATGGCGATCTGCTCGATGGTTTCATCGTGGACAACGCAGACGCTGATCTGGTGGGGCACCTCGAGGTGCCAACTGTCGCCACTGCCACGCTCATGGTAACGTTGGCGGACCGGGACGCTCTGGCCCGGACCACCCTGGAATTCATAGCGGCGCTCTGA
- the npdG gene encoding NADPH-dependent F420 reductase: protein MTTDSKHTIAILGGTGDLGTGLAIRWSRAGHRIVIGSRTLEKATNAVAELKKISPDTPAVPMENAAAAAAGDIVVLTVPAEHQLSTLEGVRAGLQGKILIDVTVPLVPPKVGTVQLPPEGSAGKRAQELLGDEVMVVSAFQNIAAHLLQQDVKIECDVLVAGNKKEARQTVIDLITQAGMTGWHAGPIANAAAAEALTSILIHINRQGVISHAGIKIVGQADH, encoded by the coding sequence ATGACCACAGATTCCAAACATACCATCGCCATTCTCGGCGGCACCGGCGACCTCGGCACAGGTCTCGCCATCCGCTGGTCCAGGGCCGGACATCGCATCGTGATCGGCTCCCGTACCCTCGAGAAGGCTACCAATGCTGTGGCTGAACTGAAAAAGATCAGTCCGGACACGCCGGCGGTACCCATGGAAAACGCCGCTGCAGCCGCAGCAGGTGACATTGTGGTGCTTACCGTGCCGGCCGAGCATCAGCTCTCCACTCTCGAAGGTGTTCGGGCTGGGCTGCAGGGAAAGATCCTGATCGATGTGACCGTGCCCCTGGTGCCGCCGAAGGTGGGCACCGTGCAGCTGCCCCCCGAAGGCTCCGCCGGCAAACGCGCCCAGGAACTGCTCGGCGATGAGGTCATGGTCGTGTCAGCCTTTCAGAACATCGCCGCTCATCTGCTCCAGCAGGATGTAAAAATCGAATGCGATGTACTGGTCGCAGGCAACAAAAAGGAAGCGCGCCAGACGGTGATCGATCTGATCACCCAGGCCGGAATGACCGGCTGGCATGCGGGACCCATCGCCAATGCCGCAGCGGCAGAAGCACTGACCTCAATTCTGATTCACATCAACCGGCAGGGAGTGATCTCCCATGCGGGAATCAAGATCGTGGGGCAGGCCGATCACTAG
- the cofE gene encoding coenzyme F420-0:L-glutamate ligase produces the protein MSTVQVIPVPGIPLVREGDDLAALILDALNTSGQSLHSGDILCIAQKIVSKSEGRLVLLESVSPSAAAIELARETDKDPRMVELVLSESSEVVRKKPGVLITRHRLGLVGANAGIDQSNVAHDDGEMALLLPVDPDASAARLCREIRERCSVDIGVIITDSANRPWRLGTVGIAIGSAGFNVLDDQRGGHDMFGRELKVTLINRADTIATAALLVMGETIEKIPAAIVRGVPRQLPGPNQSQRSKALVRPLEEDLFR, from the coding sequence ATGAGCACCGTACAGGTTATTCCAGTTCCCGGGATCCCTCTGGTTCGCGAAGGCGACGATCTGGCCGCCCTCATTCTTGATGCACTGAATACATCCGGTCAGTCGCTGCACAGCGGCGACATCCTGTGCATCGCGCAGAAGATCGTCTCCAAATCCGAAGGCCGTCTGGTGCTGCTGGAAAGCGTGAGCCCCAGCGCCGCAGCCATCGAGCTCGCCCGGGAGACAGACAAGGACCCCCGCATGGTGGAGCTGGTACTGTCCGAGTCTTCCGAGGTGGTGCGCAAGAAACCGGGCGTGCTGATAACCCGTCATAGACTGGGTCTGGTGGGTGCCAACGCCGGCATCGATCAATCCAATGTCGCTCACGACGACGGTGAAATGGCGCTGCTGCTGCCTGTCGATCCGGATGCTTCCGCGGCCCGGCTGTGTCGGGAAATCAGAGAGCGCTGCAGCGTCGATATCGGCGTGATCATCACCGACAGCGCTAACCGCCCCTGGCGTCTCGGCACCGTGGGGATCGCCATCGGCAGCGCCGGATTCAATGTGCTCGATGATCAGCGTGGCGGCCACGACATGTTCGGACGCGAGCTGAAAGTCACCCTCATCAACCGTGCAGACACCATCGCCACCGCTGCCCTGCTGGTCATGGGGGAAACCATCGAAAAAATCCCCGCCGCCATCGTTCGCGGGGTACCCCGGCAGTTGCCGGGTCCGAACCAGTCCCAGCGGTCGAAAGCCCTGGTGCGCCCCCTCGAGGAAGATCTGTTCCGCTGA
- a CDS encoding serine/threonine-protein kinase: protein MSSPNSPVQRAFAVFTAVLDRDEQADWSVFLAACGDDPELIEAVRDLYESDRAFSSPVAKSSGERAKFLRTRFGLGVALDVSMGIADRTGTTIDGYELLERIGTGGMGDVYRARNQSAGFDHDVALKLTRPIALSEDIRQRFESERALLARLKHPNIAALYAGGTTPEGAPYFVLELVDGQPIDEYCRSKALSLPEVLRLFRTVCDAVQYAHSRLIVHRDIKPGNVLVDASGRIKLLDFGIAKQLTTDGGNQTRVGHAAFTPDFASPEQLLGESVTTASDVYSLGVLLFSLLTGAPPHDVRSARPAEVVELATRVTAPRLAQRWVASTGSWSGAFSEDLESILAKALEKEVARRYQSAHELSEDLRRYLEGLPVLARPNSWRYRAAKFVRRHRVGVSAAVAVGLVLMGTTLIALQQLSVARVERDRAARANEFLFDVLLSPSSGVQSSIAGGVDLTVMELLALLPDEIQSRFADDPEEQMRMLNAIGLAQLDSGRYKEGERVVRMAERLAECCIDGLSPSRPYLLNLQFVLARELDPESAGAYIEEAVALREQVSGLPEFINVGILHNYGLYLLEAGRLDEAETFIRRAIAANGNPRNAQLKGLLAVGLGNLSFVARSKGEYVAALDLVRRSIAVFEDLGEVTTQEHVFQYHNMSQLEWRLGNYEAGLEHSRRAVLELDRITGGDHPYLFLMMSNYALHLLATGLFDEAREVFAKAEAAVALPKEHYLRLNLYLVGGELALLSMDAGRARELFESGIRLYKSHKRLDVEALSWLLSGSGLAEYLAGNTELAVQKTRSALELVGVDRARNSPAATIFEKRLNCMQLSLPKATCMVQGVRRIGEADVPSGIERAQQLAELNEREIET from the coding sequence GTGAGCAGTCCGAACAGCCCTGTGCAGCGCGCTTTCGCGGTTTTCACCGCGGTGCTGGATCGTGATGAACAGGCAGACTGGAGTGTTTTTCTCGCAGCATGCGGTGACGACCCGGAGCTGATTGAAGCGGTACGTGATCTCTATGAAAGCGATCGTGCCTTCTCCTCCCCGGTCGCTAAGAGCAGTGGAGAACGGGCGAAGTTTCTGCGTACCCGGTTCGGGTTAGGTGTGGCTCTGGACGTGTCGATGGGAATCGCGGATCGCACCGGGACCACCATTGACGGCTACGAACTGCTGGAGCGGATCGGTACAGGTGGGATGGGAGACGTTTACCGGGCGCGCAACCAGTCTGCCGGCTTCGATCATGATGTGGCGCTCAAGCTCACCCGCCCGATTGCCCTGAGTGAAGATATTCGCCAGAGGTTCGAGTCTGAGCGAGCGCTGCTGGCCCGGTTGAAGCACCCCAATATTGCCGCGCTGTATGCGGGAGGCACGACACCGGAAGGCGCACCCTATTTCGTGCTCGAGCTGGTTGACGGGCAGCCGATCGACGAGTACTGCAGATCGAAGGCGCTGTCGCTGCCGGAGGTGCTCAGACTGTTCCGCACCGTCTGTGATGCCGTTCAGTACGCGCATTCCCGGCTGATCGTCCATCGTGACATCAAGCCCGGCAACGTGCTGGTAGATGCCTCCGGCCGGATCAAACTGCTGGATTTCGGTATTGCCAAGCAGCTCACGACCGACGGCGGAAATCAGACCCGGGTGGGCCATGCAGCCTTCACTCCCGACTTTGCCAGTCCGGAACAGCTGCTGGGTGAGTCTGTCACCACTGCCAGCGATGTCTATTCTCTGGGTGTGCTGCTGTTTTCCCTTCTGACCGGCGCACCACCACACGATGTCCGTTCTGCACGACCAGCAGAAGTGGTTGAGCTGGCGACCCGTGTCACTGCACCCCGGCTCGCTCAGCGGTGGGTTGCTTCGACCGGTTCCTGGTCAGGCGCCTTTTCGGAGGATCTGGAAAGTATTCTCGCGAAAGCGCTGGAAAAGGAAGTTGCCCGCCGTTATCAGAGCGCGCATGAACTCTCAGAAGACCTCCGCCGATACCTCGAAGGCCTGCCGGTTCTTGCGAGACCGAACTCCTGGCGCTACCGGGCAGCGAAGTTCGTCAGGCGTCACCGCGTTGGTGTGTCTGCTGCGGTGGCTGTCGGGCTGGTGTTGATGGGTACAACGCTAATCGCGCTGCAGCAGCTGTCCGTGGCTCGCGTCGAGCGTGACAGAGCAGCACGGGCCAATGAGTTTCTCTTCGATGTGCTGCTGTCGCCCAGCAGTGGCGTGCAGTCTTCGATTGCAGGCGGGGTGGATCTGACCGTGATGGAACTTCTGGCGCTGCTGCCCGATGAGATTCAGTCGAGATTCGCCGACGATCCCGAAGAGCAGATGAGGATGCTCAATGCGATCGGACTGGCTCAGCTGGACAGCGGCAGATACAAGGAAGGGGAGAGGGTCGTTCGCATGGCTGAGCGGCTGGCTGAGTGCTGCATTGACGGGCTGTCTCCGTCCCGGCCCTACCTTCTGAATCTCCAGTTCGTGCTGGCACGGGAACTCGATCCCGAATCAGCTGGCGCCTATATCGAGGAAGCCGTTGCGCTGCGTGAGCAGGTCAGCGGGCTTCCCGAGTTCATCAACGTCGGAATTCTCCACAACTACGGACTGTATCTGCTGGAAGCCGGCCGGCTCGATGAAGCAGAGACCTTCATCCGTCGGGCAATCGCGGCCAACGGCAACCCGAGAAATGCCCAGCTGAAGGGGTTGCTGGCGGTGGGACTCGGTAACCTGTCCTTTGTTGCGAGAAGCAAAGGAGAGTATGTGGCGGCGCTTGACCTGGTCCGCCGGAGCATTGCCGTCTTCGAAGACCTCGGCGAGGTAACAACTCAGGAACACGTCTTCCAGTACCACAACATGAGTCAGCTTGAGTGGCGTCTCGGCAACTACGAGGCTGGCCTTGAGCACAGTCGACGCGCAGTGCTGGAACTGGACAGAATTACAGGCGGCGACCATCCCTATCTCTTTCTCATGATGAGCAACTATGCACTGCATCTGCTGGCAACGGGATTATTCGATGAGGCTCGAGAGGTCTTTGCGAAGGCTGAAGCTGCGGTTGCGTTACCAAAGGAGCACTATCTCAGACTGAATCTGTATCTGGTCGGCGGAGAACTGGCGCTTCTGTCCATGGATGCCGGGAGAGCCCGGGAGCTGTTCGAGTCCGGTATACGGCTCTATAAGTCGCACAAGAGGTTGGACGTGGAAGCACTGTCATGGCTGCTCAGCGGCAGCGGGCTCGCCGAATACCTGGCTGGTAATACGGAGCTGGCCGTGCAGAAAACCCGCAGTGCTCTCGAGCTTGTAGGCGTGGATCGAGCCCGCAATAGCCCGGCGGCGACCATTTTTGAAAAGCGGCTCAACTGTATGCAGCTGTCACTGCCGAAAGCGACCTGCATGGTGCAGGGAGTGCGCCGGATCGGCGAAGCAGATGTTCCATCAGGCATTGAGCGCGCGCAGCAGCTTGCCGAGTTGAATGAACGAGAGATTGAAACTTGA
- a CDS encoding pyridoxamine 5'-phosphate oxidase family protein: MTAIRTIEQLRQVVGEPHPELGEKNIDRIDGYARAFIERSPFLVLSTADAQGRIDASPKGDLPGFVTVVDEKTLLIPDRPGNKLAYGHLNILENPHVGILFVIPKTSETLRINGTAELSADGPLLDSLAARGRPAVIAIRVTVQECFFHCGKAFIRSGLWDVDSWGERHRVSFGEMYAARKGKTAETARAIDESIESDYQRNL; encoded by the coding sequence ATGACAGCCATACGTACGATCGAACAACTGCGACAGGTTGTGGGTGAACCGCATCCGGAACTCGGTGAAAAGAACATCGACCGGATCGACGGCTACGCTCGAGCGTTTATCGAGCGCAGTCCATTTCTGGTACTGTCAACGGCGGACGCACAGGGTCGGATAGATGCATCGCCCAAGGGTGATCTGCCCGGATTCGTCACCGTGGTGGATGAGAAAACCCTCCTGATTCCCGATCGTCCGGGAAACAAGCTCGCCTACGGACATCTCAACATTCTGGAGAATCCGCACGTGGGCATTCTCTTCGTCATACCGAAAACCTCGGAAACACTGCGGATCAACGGTACCGCCGAACTTTCTGCAGACGGGCCACTGCTAGACTCCCTCGCAGCCCGAGGCAGGCCGGCAGTTATCGCCATTCGGGTCACAGTACAGGAGTGTTTCTTTCACTGCGGGAAAGCCTTCATAAGATCCGGTCTCTGGGACGTGGACAGCTGGGGAGAAAGACATCGGGTGTCTTTTGGCGAGATGTATGCGGCGCGTAAAGGGAAGACAGCAGAGACGGCACGCGCCATCGATGAGAGCATCGAGAGCGATTATCAGCGCAATCTCTGA